AAAGTCATCAATCGGGGCCTGATTCTCAAAGCCCGGGCCGTAAAGTTTGGTGACTGCCGGTCCCCGGATGACGCGCACGTTTTCAATGCCTTTGTGCGACAGCACTTTTTCCCGCAGCGTTTCCCGCTGCGACATGGTGCCGGTCAGCATCATCATGTTCAGGCTGTCGAAATAGTTGCCGGCTTTATCTAAGGTTTGTTCGCTAATCACCGACTCCAGCAGCGCTTTCTGCTGGCGGGATTCATATGCCAGGGAGGTGATTAGCACAATGGCAAAAACAATAAACAGCGTCAGGAGGAGCTTATGAGCAATAGTTAAGCGCATCTTCCATGGTCTCTTTGGGTAGGGCTGCAGATTCTTGTAATAGTTCTTACATATTTTTTATGGACATAGTGTAGTGTTTACGCTTGTTAAAAAATAGTGCCTCAGTAGTTATTGTGACGTTGAACACGCCGCCAACTTCACATTTTGCACACAATTGACCACGTGCTGAATTAGCGGCTGCAGACGAAAAAAAGCTCGCATGGCGAGCTTTTTCTTAGTGAGAGCCTCTGTAGAAGCTTGGCAGAGCGGAACAGGCTACTGGCTCTGGGTAAAGCCACATGTTTGCCCATCGTTAAGAATTGTGCCGGCAACCGGCCCTTGTGGCTCACCATCTGCGGGCGGCTCTGCCGGTGGATTGACCGGTTCGGTAATGGGCACCACATTCGGCACCGTGTCGGCGTCGACCAGGGTCACCAGATCACTCCACATTTCGCCGTCAGTGGCGGCGTACTGCAGATCCGGGTCGCTTTGCCAGCGAGCCTGGTGGTTGAACGCTTTGATCGCAAACCCCAGACCGTCGGTGTCGGTCATCGCAATACGTTCGTTCATCGAACCGTCGACGGCCTCGTAATAGAGGGTGCCGTCTTCTTCCAGTCTCCAGCGGATCGCGAAGTTAAAGCCACAACCATCCGAATCGACATAGTTGCCGAGGAAGAAGTCGCCCTGGAAATTATCGCTCAGCTTGAGAAAACGAGAGCTGTCGCCGATGAACCGCAGTGCCCGGTCGTCATTTGTGTTACCACTCTGGCCTGTCAGCAGTGTCTGGGTGAAGCGGGGGTTACGCTGCTCCCAAATCTGTTTACACAGTGCTGTTTGGTCCTGATATTGCGTCAGCGTCTTCTTCGTGACCGGGGTGGTGGTGGTGCTGTTCCAGCCTGAATCCTGAGTCGCACAGGCCGCCAGCTGGCCGGGGCTGTATTCCTTGCTGATCAGGGTGAAGATGAGATCCGTCTCAGGCTGCGCGCCGTAGGCTTTGACGGCCAGGAGTTTGCGGCTGTAGTCAACGCTGGTGAGCGCCCAGTATTCGAATTCATCCGGCGTGGCGGTATTGGGCGTCAGCTTGAGATAGCCCTGTTCGGTCAGGGACCAACTGCGGCTACCGCCCTGGTGCAGACCATGGACGTAGTATTCCCAGCTGCTGTCGCTGCGTAAGATAGTGGTGGAGATTTCACCGTCTTCGGTGATCTGCACCAAATGTTGATCCATTAAATTGTTGAGGGTTTGCTGGGTAAATCGCTCATCCCCGCCGCATTCGGTGACCGCATTGAGGTACAGGTCCGGGTTGGCCCCCAGGCCGTTGCCAAAGTCACAGACACCGAACGGCGGCAGGTTGTCGCGGCTGGCCGCGGCGAAAATTTGCAGCTTGGCATTGTTATCAAAGCCGCTGTAGTTGAATGGCTGGTTTTCCAGCAGGGTTTCGCCAATGTGGACGAAGTTCCGATCTTCAACCAGGAACAGGTTTTTGTGGGCGAACCGGTAGTGATCGGCCAACTGTTGGATCACATTGGGAACATCGAACCGGATGATGGATTTTCCGGCCACCGTGGTCGGGGCCCAGAAGCCGTTTTCCTGAATATTCCAGGTATTGGCCGCGATGTTGACCCAGTAGCGGGCGGTGAAGTTATTATCATTGATCAGTTCAACCACCACGTTGTCGGCAATGGCGAAGCCGTTAATGCCGTTGATGGAAATCGCGGCATCGGCCGGTGCGGTCAACACGCCGTTCAGCTCGGTGTAAGGGCTGTTGGGCAGGCCGAATGGGGCAACCTGACAGTCAGTGTTGCCGTTGCGGTTGTCACACAACAGATAGGTTTCGCTTTCCGGACGCCAGGTAAAGTAGAATCCGAATGCCCCTTCGCTAAAGGTCTCGTCCGGTTTGATGTAACGGGTGATGTGATGGTTGTCCTCACTGGAGAGGAAATCATGCATCTTTTTGCCTGCCAGCTGATACACCTTGGCGTCCATGGTGATGCCGGCTTTGTCATCGCGAGCCAGGGCCGCATCGGTCAGCAACATGGTTTTGTCGGTGGCTAATTCGACTTTGAGGTAATCGAACAGGCCGACCCAGCCCTGGGCGGTGAGCACCTGGCGCGTGATATCGTTGTTGGTGAACTCAGTACTGCCGCTCAGGTAAGTGAAGACCTCGGTGAGAGCGATGTCTTCGGCGCCGTTTTTGTCCCAGCGAAATTCGTGGATGGCGGTTTCACCCACGCTGGTATTGTCCGCGTTGTAGACCATTTGCTCGGTTAGGATCCCGCTGCCGCTGTTATCGTTAAACGTGCTGACTTCCCAGTAGCCGTCGTTCAGAATCGCCTGGATATTGGCTTGTGCCGCGGCTTGTTCGGTCACAAAGCGCTCCATCCGGCCCTGTGTCATGGTTTTCACGATCGACAGCGACAACAAGTCAGTCAGCTTTATCCCTTGCAGTCCGACTTGCGGGAGCAGGGTTGCTTCCAGATCATCAGCGATGCGGTCCAGATCTTCCTGGAAGAAAAAGACCCGGCTGCGAACCGGCTCATCATAGAGGCCTTCAAAGATCCCCCAGCTCTCGTCCTGGATCACCCGCTCGACCAGCGCATGGTAGGCCAGCGTCGATTTCAGGCTCACGGTTAGTCGCTCTTCCGTCAGCGGGGCCATGTAAACATGGTCAGGGATGGGTTCGCCCGGGGCGATGGCGATGTCGGGGCTGTTTGAGAGATCAATCAGCAGTACGGCATTAATCCGGGTGCGGCTGCCGAGAGTGATGTCATAGATCCCGTCGCCTTGATTTTTCACGTCCGTGATCTCGATTTGCTCGAGGATCTTCCCTTTCTTATCCAGCCAGACGGCGGCAAAGTTCGCCTGTGCTAAATTGGTCTGCGCGTCGGCATAGGCCGTGCGGATCAGCCCCAACCCACCTGAGCGGTTGGCCGCGATCAGATCCGGCGGCGTATCGACTGTGATCGTGAATTTTGTTGAGACCGGTACGGCATCGGCTTCCGCGGCGGGTTGGCTGTCACCACCACCGCCCCCACAGGCAGTCAAAAATAAACTACAGGCCGCGACAAGGCAGCATCCCAGATAAGCACGCATAATCACTTCCCCAAACACATACTTTTATTATGTTTTGGGCTGAGTATAGGTTGCGGCCTGATGGCGGTTGTTAAAGCTGCGGCAGAGTCTTGCAGATTGAGCAGGATCTAAATTGTAAGAATCGGGCGGGCAGGGCGTGAGTGCCGTCGGGCTATTGAGCGGTGTTGCGGGCAGAAGCAAAGCCGGCTGTCTCGGGACAACCGGCACGCGGATCAGGCAATCGCCAGGTATTTGTGGGTTTG
Above is a window of Photobacterium sp. TY1-4 DNA encoding:
- a CDS encoding hydrogenase expression protein HypA → MRAYLGCCLVAACSLFLTACGGGGGDSQPAAEADAVPVSTKFTITVDTPPDLIAANRSGGLGLIRTAYADAQTNLAQANFAAVWLDKKGKILEQIEITDVKNQGDGIYDITLGSRTRINAVLLIDLSNSPDIAIAPGEPIPDHVYMAPLTEERLTVSLKSTLAYHALVERVIQDESWGIFEGLYDEPVRSRVFFFQEDLDRIADDLEATLLPQVGLQGIKLTDLLSLSIVKTMTQGRMERFVTEQAAAQANIQAILNDGYWEVSTFNDNSGSGILTEQMVYNADNTSVGETAIHEFRWDKNGAEDIALTEVFTYLSGSTEFTNNDITRQVLTAQGWVGLFDYLKVELATDKTMLLTDAALARDDKAGITMDAKVYQLAGKKMHDFLSSEDNHHITRYIKPDETFSEGAFGFYFTWRPESETYLLCDNRNGNTDCQVAPFGLPNSPYTELNGVLTAPADAAISINGINGFAIADNVVVELINDNNFTARYWVNIAANTWNIQENGFWAPTTVAGKSIIRFDVPNVIQQLADHYRFAHKNLFLVEDRNFVHIGETLLENQPFNYSGFDNNAKLQIFAAASRDNLPPFGVCDFGNGLGANPDLYLNAVTECGGDERFTQQTLNNLMDQHLVQITEDGEISTTILRSDSSWEYYVHGLHQGGSRSWSLTEQGYLKLTPNTATPDEFEYWALTSVDYSRKLLAVKAYGAQPETDLIFTLISKEYSPGQLAACATQDSGWNSTTTTPVTKKTLTQYQDQTALCKQIWEQRNPRFTQTLLTGQSGNTNDDRALRFIGDSSRFLKLSDNFQGDFFLGNYVDSDGCGFNFAIRWRLEEDGTLYYEAVDGSMNERIAMTDTDGLGFAIKAFNHQARWQSDPDLQYAATDGEMWSDLVTLVDADTVPNVVPITEPVNPPAEPPADGEPQGPVAGTILNDGQTCGFTQSQ